A part of Pyrus communis unplaced genomic scaffold, drPyrComm1.1 SCAFFOLD_22, whole genome shotgun sequence genomic DNA contains:
- the LOC137724312 gene encoding nascent polypeptide-associated complex subunit beta-like codes for MNREKLMKMAGAVRTGGKGSVRRKKKAVHKTTTTDDKRLQSTLKRIGVNAIPAIEEVNIFKDDVVIQFINPKVQASIAANTWVVSGSPQTKKLQDILPSIISHLGPDNLDNLKKLAEQFQKQAPGAGGAAAQEDDDDEVPELVAGETFEAAAEEKNKEENQAS; via the exons ATGAATAGGGAGAAGCTTATGAAGATGGCTGGTGCGGTTCGCACTGGTGGGAAGGGCAGCGTGAGGAG GAAGAAGAAGGCTGTTCACAAGACAACCACCACAGATGACAAAAGGCTTCAGAGCACCCTTAAGAGAATAGGGGTGAATGCTATTCCTGCTATCGAGGAAGTTAACATATTTAAGGATGATGTAGTTATCCAGTTCATAAACCCCAAAG TTCAAGCTTCAATTGCTGCCAACACTTGGGTTGTTAGTGGCTCTCCTCAAACAAAGA AGTTGCAAGATATTCTTCCCAGTATTATCAGCCACTTGG GGCCAGATAACTTGGACAATTTGAAGAAGTTGGCTGAGCAGTTCCAGAAGCAAGCACCTGGTGCTGGTGGAGCTGCTGCACAAGAGGACGATGATGATGAGGTTCCCGAGCTTGTGGCTGGGGAAACATTTGAAGCCGCTGCAGAGGAGAAGAACAAGGAGGAGAATCAAGCTTCGTAG
- the LOC137724319 gene encoding putative GEM-like protein 8, whose protein sequence is MNEKFADQFVASSSPYMMHSYDYDSDTTPERQSQSQRQASSLSEPISLCHSPSAHSSSSFKTTSTYGDDSRKGLNKKLGKQSSSFAYRIRDHVKLGHKLSETVKGKLSLGARIIQEGGRANIFKQIFGVSQGEELLKASQCYLSTTAGPIPGLLFISTQKLAFCSERPITLPSSPSASAPAAAGQLQPLRTHYKVQIPIRKIKTANQSENVNKPQQKYIEIVTQAR, encoded by the exons ATGAATGAGAAATTTGCAGATCAATTTGTTGCCAGTAGCAGTCCGTACATGATGCACTCATATGATTATGATAGTGATACAACACCAGAAAGGCAAAGCCAAAGCCAAAGGCAGGCATCTTCTCTATCTGAACCTATCAGCTTATGCCATAGTCCTTCTGCACACTCATCTTCCTCCTTCAAAACCACCTCCACCT ATGGAGATGATTCGAGGAAAGGCCTCAACAAAAAATTAGGGAAGCAAAGTAGCAGTTTCGCATACAGGATACGCGACCACG TGAAACTTGGGCACAAGCTGTCAGAAACAGTGAAGGGCAAGTTGAGTTTGGGGGCAAGAATCATTCAAGAGGGTGGGAGGGCCAATATTTTTAAACAGATATTCGGTGTCAGTCAAGGAGAAGAGCTTTTGAAGGCCTCCCAATGCTACCTATCTACCACCGCCGGTCCCATTCCTGGCCTCCTTTTCATTTCTACCCAAAAGCTTGCTTTTTGCAGCGAAAGACCCATCACTctcccttcttctccttctgctTCTGCTCCTGCTGCTGCTGGACAACTCCAACCCCTCAGAACGCATTACAAAGTTCAGATACCAATAAGGAAGATCAAAACAGCGAACCAAAGCGAGAATGTCAACAAACCACAACAGAAGTACATTGAAATAGTTACCCAAGCACGATGA